The Nitrospiraceae bacterium genome has a window encoding:
- a CDS encoding DUF3365 domain-containing protein: MRNLMRPYRLSLWLAMMLATGMAYSLQAKDPPPPSGIAPEKVADYVHAVLEADRTIYTNHVVNRMQAKGIVSAAEHWENENALPLPAQFLQHSGKLVAESGRGIRYRLISQWPIYQRNAPATDLERRALEGFAQSPDRPLTGIVTSGRKQYFQAIYPDRAISAACVNCHNSHPLSPKRDFAVNDIMGGMAITIPLD; encoded by the coding sequence ATGCGCAACCTCATGAGACCCTACCGGCTTTCGCTTTGGCTCGCGATGATGCTTGCCACGGGCATGGCCTACTCTCTCCAAGCCAAGGACCCGCCGCCGCCTTCCGGTATCGCGCCGGAGAAAGTCGCCGACTACGTGCATGCCGTACTTGAGGCCGATCGGACGATCTATACCAACCACGTCGTCAATCGCATGCAGGCCAAGGGGATTGTCTCCGCTGCCGAACATTGGGAGAACGAGAATGCCTTACCGCTCCCAGCCCAATTCCTCCAGCATTCCGGCAAGCTCGTAGCGGAATCCGGGCGCGGCATCCGTTACCGCCTGATCAGTCAGTGGCCGATCTACCAACGCAACGCTCCGGCGACGGATCTTGAACGCCGCGCGCTGGAGGGATTCGCGCAGAGTCCGGATCGCCCGCTGACCGGCATCGTCACCAGCGGACGAAAACAGTACTTTCAGGCCATCTACCCGGACCGCGCCATCTCAGCCGCCTGCGTGAACTGCCACAACAGTCATCCGCTGAGCCCCAAGCGTGACTTCGCCGTGAACGACATCATGGGCGGCATGGCGATTACGATTCCGCTGGATTGA